A region of Mesorhizobium sp. M3A.F.Ca.ET.080.04.2.1 DNA encodes the following proteins:
- a CDS encoding phasin family protein, protein MTQTYEDFAKYGKEFADNGLKSFASLTKGAQAIAAEAGDYTKKSFEAGSAAFEKLFSAKSIEKVIEIQTDYAKQSYESFVAEAGKISDLYAELAKEAYKPFESIVAKAK, encoded by the coding sequence ATGACCCAGACCTATGAGGACTTCGCGAAATACGGCAAGGAGTTTGCCGACAACGGATTGAAGAGCTTCGCTTCGCTGACCAAGGGCGCGCAGGCGATCGCCGCCGAGGCGGGCGACTACACCAAGAAGAGCTTCGAAGCCGGCAGCGCCGCATTCGAGAAGCTGTTCTCGGCCAAGTCGATCGAAAAAGTGATCGAGATCCAGACCGACTATGCCAAGCAGAGCTACGAGAGCTTCGTGGCCGAGGCCGGCAAGATCAGCGATCTCTATGCCGAACTCGCCAAGGAAGCGTACAAGCCGTTCGAATCGATCGTCGCCAAAGCGAAGTAA
- the clpS gene encoding ATP-dependent Clp protease adapter ClpS, translating to MQNDGDRNDPGRGTAVITRTKTKTKKPSLYRVLILNDDYTPMEFVVHVLERFFQKDREAATRIMLHVHNHGVGECGVYTFEVAETKVSQVMDFARQNQHPLQCVMEKK from the coding sequence ATGCAGAATGACGGCGACCGCAACGATCCCGGTCGCGGCACCGCTGTCATCACGCGCACCAAAACCAAGACCAAGAAGCCCAGTCTCTACAGGGTCCTCATCCTGAATGACGACTACACTCCGATGGAGTTCGTGGTTCACGTGCTGGAGCGTTTCTTCCAGAAGGACCGCGAGGCCGCCACACGCATCATGCTGCATGTTCATAATCATGGAGTGGGCGAGTGCGGGGTCTACACATTCGAGGTGGCCGAGACCAAAGTGTCTCAGGTCATGGATTTCGCCCGACAGAATCAGCATCCGCTGCAATGCGTGATGGAGAAGAAGTGA